In Tsuneonella amylolytica, one genomic interval encodes:
- a CDS encoding replicative DNA helicase, whose product MAETDLLIRPATDTAADSPTIRALPANIEAEAAFLGAVLIDNRVLEELATPILPRHFFEPVHQRVFERVVTLLDRGAVVTPVTLKPYFEADEALKELGGITYLARLTADGQGLLAPRELAEQIYDLALLRELVSVGRNLVEGALDTSESVAPMEQIEAAEAALFEVAEGATTNSEATSFGMATNKALRQIEKAIGSGGHIAGTTTGFVSINDKIGGLHDSDLVILAGRPGMGKTSLATNIAFNCADRALRDKRDGIDEKASVGAGVAFFSLEMSADQLATRILAETAGISSSALRMGKLSRDEFQQLSFASQKLAELPLFIDDTPALTIASLRTRARRLKRKHDIGLIVVDYLQLLQGSGRANDNRVNEISEISRGLKTLAKELDLPVIALSQLSRAVEQREDKRPMLSDLRESGSIEQDADMVWFVYREDYYVAAREPKVPQGDDDPKVHDAHMAWASEMERVHGLAELIIAKQRHGSTGKVRLKFEPNITRFSDLADDGRGYSSYD is encoded by the coding sequence ATGGCCGAAACCGACCTCCTCATCCGCCCCGCGACCGACACCGCCGCCGATTCGCCCACGATCCGCGCGCTGCCCGCCAATATCGAGGCCGAGGCCGCGTTCCTGGGCGCGGTGCTGATCGACAACCGGGTGCTGGAAGAACTGGCCACCCCCATCCTGCCGCGCCATTTCTTCGAGCCCGTGCACCAGCGCGTGTTCGAACGCGTCGTCACCCTGCTCGACAGGGGCGCGGTGGTGACGCCGGTGACGCTGAAACCCTATTTCGAGGCGGACGAGGCGCTGAAGGAACTGGGCGGCATCACCTATCTCGCCCGCCTGACGGCCGACGGACAGGGTCTTCTCGCCCCGCGCGAACTCGCCGAACAGATCTACGACCTTGCGCTGTTGCGCGAACTGGTGAGCGTGGGCCGCAACCTCGTCGAGGGGGCGCTCGACACGTCCGAATCGGTCGCGCCGATGGAACAGATCGAGGCGGCCGAGGCCGCGCTGTTCGAAGTGGCCGAGGGCGCGACGACCAATTCGGAAGCCACCAGCTTCGGCATGGCGACCAACAAGGCGCTGCGCCAGATCGAGAAGGCGATCGGTTCGGGCGGGCACATCGCCGGCACCACCACCGGCTTCGTCTCGATCAACGACAAGATCGGCGGCCTGCACGATTCCGACCTCGTGATCCTCGCCGGGCGTCCGGGCATGGGCAAGACCTCGCTGGCCACCAACATCGCCTTCAACTGCGCCGACCGAGCCTTACGCGACAAGCGCGACGGGATCGACGAGAAGGCGAGCGTGGGCGCGGGGGTGGCCTTCTTCAGCCTGGAAATGAGCGCCGACCAGCTCGCCACCCGCATCCTGGCGGAAACCGCCGGCATCTCCTCCTCCGCGCTGCGAATGGGCAAATTGAGCCGCGACGAATTCCAGCAGCTCTCGTTCGCCAGTCAGAAGCTCGCCGAACTGCCGCTGTTCATCGACGACACGCCCGCGCTGACGATCGCCTCGCTGCGCACGCGTGCCCGGCGGCTGAAGCGCAAGCACGACATCGGGCTGATCGTGGTCGACTACCTCCAGCTGCTGCAGGGGTCGGGCCGCGCCAACGACAACCGGGTCAACGAGATTTCCGAGATCAGCCGCGGCCTCAAGACGCTCGCCAAGGAACTCGACCTGCCGGTGATCGCGCTGTCGCAGCTCAGCCGCGCGGTCGAACAGCGCGAGGACAAGCGGCCGATGCTGTCGGACCTGCGCGAATCGGGCTCGATCGAGCAGGACGCCGACATGGTGTGGTTCGTCTACCGCGAGGACTACTACGTCGCCGCGCGCGAGCCCAAGGTGCCGCAGGGGGACGACGATCCCAAGGTGCACGACGCGCACATGGCCTGGGCGAGCGAGATGGAGCGCGTCCACGGCCTCGCCGAACTCATCATCGCCAAGCAGCGCCACGGTTCGACCGGCAAGGTGCGGCTGAAGTTCGAGCCCAACATCACCCGCTTCTCCGACCTCGCCGACGACGGGCGCGGCTACTCCAGCTACGACTGA
- a CDS encoding UPF0262 family protein, with product MTGGFRESWRIAKIALDEDTILWRNADIEQERRVAIYDLIEENAFKPVRGVEAGHDGPYDLRLAVQDGRLALSIAAAGAAEPFETLVLGLARFRRPIRDYFAICDSYYQAIRKATPAEIETIDMARRAIHNDAADLLLERLAGKVETDHPTARRLFTLICVLHIRG from the coding sequence ATGACCGGCGGCTTCAGGGAATCATGGCGGATCGCCAAGATCGCGCTCGACGAGGATACGATCCTCTGGCGCAATGCCGATATCGAACAGGAACGCCGCGTGGCGATCTACGACCTCATCGAGGAGAACGCCTTCAAACCTGTGCGCGGGGTGGAGGCGGGCCACGACGGTCCCTACGACCTGAGGCTGGCGGTGCAGGACGGACGGCTCGCGCTGTCCATCGCGGCGGCCGGCGCGGCCGAACCGTTCGAGACGCTGGTGCTCGGCCTCGCCCGGTTCCGCCGGCCCATCCGCGACTACTTCGCCATCTGCGACAGCTATTACCAGGCGATCCGCAAGGCGACCCCGGCCGAGATCGAGACGATCGACATGGCACGGCGCGCGATCCACAACGATGCCGCCGATCTCCTGCTGGAACGCCTCGCAGGCAAGGTGGAAACCGATCACCCCACCGCACGCCGCCTGTTCACGCTGATCTGCGTGCTGCATATCCGCGGCTGA